In the Cytophagia bacterium CHB2 genome, AACACCAGCAACGCGCCATGCCCCACATTCGCCCACATGAGAAATGCCATTTTCTGCCGGCTGCGAAACGCGGCCTCAAACGTCGCGCCGAGGCCGCGCGGCAACAGCATCAAGCCGAAAACGAAAAATAGGCTGCGCTCCTCCGCTTTCTGGAAATAGAAAAAAGAGAAGAGCAGCAGCCCCGCTGTTGCTGCCACGCTCAGCAGCATTTTCAACAGCAACGTGTTTTTTAAAATGCGGTTGCCGGCAGCCGGCGCGCGGCCCATCTCCTGCACCAAAGAGGTTGATTGTCCGAGATCAACGGCATATGAAAACGGCATGAGCGTGGCCGTGAACAGGGCATAAAGCCCGAGCGCTTCCTGGCCCAGCGTTCTGGCCAACAGCACGGAGAACACGAACAGCGCGCCCAGCGTGCCGAGATTCATGACGAGGAGATAAAACGAGTTTTTGAAGAGTTTGGGGAGAGGATTAGACAAGAGGCTTCAGCTTTTTCTTCTTAACAATGAGACTTTTCTCATTGCCATTCGTCAGGTTCTACCGTTACCATATTGCGACCACGTGTGGCGTTTTCAATGGCATGCAGCAAACGCTCGCGATTTTCCGGAGATCGCAGCAGATAGGCTGTTTCATCGTCTTCTCGTTGCGGCGCTTCCGATATCGCAATCTCAATTTCCTTATCTTTAAACAAGGCCTTCAATGATTTGAGAAAGCGATTGTCCAAATCATTTGCGTTGATTCGATAAACCGTGTACATATAAAATCTCTGCTATTTAAAATTTCGTGCACGCTCACGCGCGGCCGCGCACCTTGGCAAACCACCAGCGCAGGCCCACGAACAAAAAACGCCAGTCGCGCAAAAACTCCGGCGGTTTGCCTTCGAAGGCATGTCCGATGAACTGAAAAATCCAGCCGATGACAAACAACGCCAGCGCCGGCAGCCAGAGATTCGCAACGAACGGCGCAGCCAGGAACAGCAGCACGGAAATCGCAATTAGGGGAATACCGATGGTGTGACACGCGCGATTGACGGGATTTTGGTGGCTCTGCGCATACTGGCCGATCCATTCGTCCCAGGTTTTGCCAGCGAACATGGCTTGCTCTCCCTCTTGAGTTTTGTTCGTTCTCGCTCAACAAAAATTCGTTTTTGCTGCTTCAGATCGAAAATTTGTTGATCTTGGCAACATGTTTCCACCCCGCAGCCGGGCGTGCTCCCCCGGTAAATGAAGCGCCTCCCCGCCAGCAAAAAAATCCTGCACCACGCTTGTCGGCTTTAGGTGCCGTCAAAACTAATAGATTGTTTGAAAATAGCAAGAGACAAAACAGGCGAGTGGTCTGTTACCTTAATTCGTGGAAGTGGTTTCGCGACATGTCATTTATCGGAAGAAATGTTTTGTCTGCATTTGGCTCTTTAAAATTGAATCGTTGCAAAAAAGCAGAGATTTTTCCAACTGATTGAAAAACCCAACTGCTGAAGCCTCCCGCATCCGTTGGTTCTTCTAGCCGCTGAATATTTTCTTTTTCGTTGCGGACGTCCGGGTTGGGAGGATTTTGGGAAGGAAATGCACTTCGTGCTTTGGGGTACTCTCAGCAAGGGGCAAGGCGCAAATGGCAAAAAAATGTTCCGGACTTGCGTCATTGCTATTGCTTGACAGATTCCAGCTTCTTCCTTGCCTGAACTTTGTTTACCAACAGCCCGATGATTTCATCGAGCAGTGCGTAGCGATGCGGCAAAACTGCCGAGGACAAAAACCGCCGGCTGCGATAATACCACCCTCGGCTTTCGCGCGCTGAACCGAGGGCGACTCGCAAAAAATAATCATACTCCTTCCCAAAGCCGCGGCCATAGCCTTCTTCAATGTTGGCGCTGATCGATCCGACGCTGCGATTGAGCTGGTCGGCATTCCCGCGACCGCGAACGTCCGGTAGCATTTTTTCGCAGTCTTCCCACATCAAATCGTAAAGCAATAAGGCTTTTTGATAAGCGGTGAATTCCCACAGCCGATCGTTCTTGATACTGTCCGGAACATTGGCGAGCCATTCTTCGTGAGTCATAATTCCCTCCAGGCATGGGGCAGGAAGCAAGGGGCAAGTTGCAAGGGGCAAGGCGCAAATGGCAAATAATTCACGCCTCAGAGATCGGCGGGACATTCTGTGCTGGGGCTTTTTTGCCACTTGCCCTGTGCCACTTGCTCCGTTTAAATGCACTCGGTGCAAGGGGCAAGTTGCATGGGGCAAGGCACAAATGGCAAACAGTTCAAGCGTCAGAGACCGGCGAGACATCAGGTGTCGGGGCTTTGCTTTTTTGCCCCCTGCCGTTTGC is a window encoding:
- a CDS encoding DUF962 domain-containing protein, with product MFAGKTWDEWIGQYAQSHQNPVNRACHTIGIPLIAISVLLFLAAPFVANLWLPALALFVIGWIFQFIGHAFEGKPPEFLRDWRFLFVGLRWWFAKVRGRA
- a CDS encoding four helix bundle protein, which produces MKLSKGQTAGGKKAKPRHLMSRRSLTLELFAICALPHATCPLHRVHLNGASGTGQVAKKPQHRMSRRSLRRELFAICALPLATCPLLPAPCLEGIMTHEEWLANVPDSIKNDRLWEFTAYQKALLLYDLMWEDCEKMLPDVRGRGNADQLNRSVGSISANIEEGYGRGFGKEYDYFLRVALGSARESRGWYYRSRRFLSSAVLPHRYALLDEIIGLLVNKVQARKKLESVKQ